TGGTTTTATGCAGAGCAATGACTGAGTGCAAGGATATGCTTTTGCTTATATGAAGATCTACCTAGAACATCATTTGCAAACAGAGAACATGATTGATAACAAATTGAATTTGTTTCAGTTCCCATCTTTTGCAAAAGAAAGCATACAACTTTTGATGCAACCATGCAAATAAGATACTAGAAACCGTTATTTGTCAGATCAAGTTCTATAAGAAAGGCATGGACCTTTTCACGGGTTGAGTAAATGTATCCTTCCAAATTATTTTTCAGTTCAGCTGTCCTCCTTCGCTCAGCATCTCTTTTGTTAAGTTCTGCCAGCTTTTCCTTTGCAAGAGCCAGGGATTCTTCAGGAAATGGCATTCCAGGTCCATTGGTTTTCTCAGTTACCTGCATGTAACCAAGAAAAACATATGAAGTATTTGCCAAATGCATTTCACCAAAATCATACACTTCCAGTGAAAGAGGTACTTATGTAAGCATAAAAGAGGTACCTTCAAAGGCACCCTAAAAGTCCgcttctttaatttcttttcaaTAACTTCAGCAATGTTTTCTGTTCCACTAAAGTTCGAGGGGTCATTTGTACCATCAGTTTGCAAGTTGGCTTTAGCATCATCAGCAGAATCTCCACTGCCCACTTCAGCCGATGAGTTCACAGATGGAGAAGCTTCAACTGACACATTCACTGAAGTGCTAGAATTATCCACAGTTGGAATCTTTTTGAGAACTTCTACCCACTCAGTAATCTCAAAAACAGCCTCAGCACGATCTAAGGTTAGCACTCCACTTCTACTCAAAGAGAAATGCAGGTTAGCCTTGATTGGAGCAGATAGATTTCGTGACTCATATCTGGAACAGAAAAATGGCACAAATAGTTAGGAGAAAAATTCTATAATACAGTATTTGGAAAGTAAAAGATACTTAAATAGTTAAATCAGCAAATGCTACATATAGCACTACTTCACACCTCTCAGTGGCATTGGCCAACCCAGAGACTGTATACTGAGCAAAAACGGGAGATGAAACACCAGGTGGCATCAAGTCTCTGCTCTCATAGGATAAAGACACCTCAAAATCTTTCTTGTGAATAATTGATCGGAACATCTGTAACAAGCAACAAAAAAAACAGAGTGAAAAGAAACACAATCAATGAGAACATCCTGTTATTGCAATGTTTTTCAACAAGCTCTGAGGATAAATCAAATTACATCACGTTACCTTACTAGGAATCTTCTTCATGCGTGGTACAAGAACTTGCTTTGTGGTTTCATCTTTGACTAGATCAACACCATCCAATTCCATCACATAACCATATGTAGAACCATCAATCATTCCCAATTTTCTGTTCAATTTTATTCCATCACTTAAATTTGCTGCATGCAATGCAGCACCAAGAACAATAGCTTCATCTGCATCCAAATGTCTGTCCAGCTCTTTTCTCCCGAGGAATTCCTGAAGCTTAGCCTATAAAGTTTCATAGTCATCATCATAAACACGGCCACAGAACAGATCATAGAAAACTGCATTCCCAACCAGGAGGGGGTTCCAGATATAGTTATAACCTGCAATTTTGGAACTCGAGTGGCACCACCAATTAATTCCACTGCAGAAACCTCCTCTGCTTTCAAACCTGAATTTTGAAGGACTTCCTTTAGAGGGAGCAGAGCTTTTGCCCATAGGTCTTCACACAGCTCTTCAAATTTTTCACGGCTTATTGAACTCCTACAATCATGACAAATAAAATGGTATAAAATCTTTAGCAattcctttttttatttattcatatatatatttttcactaGTTTATAACTAGAAAACAAACAAGATAAAAGAATACAACATAGATATGAAGAGGATGACAAATAAAAGTCAACTTAATTCCTCTAAATTAGAACCAAAAGATCATACCTATGGCAGAGAATCTGAATTCCATAGAAGCCTAATTGATTTAAGCATATGTCTCATGTTATAAGAGTAGAGGCCAGTTTAAAGTAAGGTTTTTCAGGAtggacctttttttttttttttttttgcacttacctTGCTcaatatgttaattttaatctaGTTTTGGTTAGTTCATTATTAGGTTTGACTTAGCTTTGATTTATTTCCCCACCTCTAGATACAAGCAATACTAATCAATAGCTCAATGGACTTGGTTAATGGTTACAGACGTATTTTATGCTGAACACTATTTATTTTGATGAATATCATCTCAACATAGCCTTTAATtggattttgtttgaatttaatgGATCTAATCGTAACTAATTAGTCcttgaatttatattttaagggTAAAAGAACTCGTCTAAATTGTATGGCATCAAATCTACTCCAACAAAGAGATTGCAGCTAAAGCAAGTTCAATAATGATGTAAGTGTGAGTTCATTTTCAAGCCCAAACAATTATTTGCCCAACTTTTAGTCAATATACCAAACTCAAAGCACTTTGTAGCTAAAAACCATGATTAACATTTGCATCAACAAAAATCTATCAAaatttttaacacaaaaatatttgtacTGCATTTTACATCAATGCAATATAACCATAAAAGTGACTATCACGGGAATGGACCGCTTGATAGAAATTACTTTGTACGTACATTGCAATAACGGAAAATTATACCTTATTGAACTTGAGCCATTCGCAGCTATATGCATTAGGATTGCGATTCAAATTCTCCCGACTAGATAGCTAAAAATTTTCAACAGTTTCTCATACGTGATACAACTTATTTTCCCTTAGGTTACATATTCATCAAATATGAGCACAAACAACTTTTAATTGAGGTACACAACAAGAACAAACCTAATTGGAAAAAGGGTCGGATTGAACCACTTATCTTTTATTTCCTTCTACCTTTCTCAGAAATGTACCAGAAACTCTCTTATAGAATAAAACAAAGAGGCATGAGGCATCATAAGCCCCGAAAGTACATTCACACTGGCCATGAAAGGGGAAATTTGGTACACTCTTTTCACATAATTCAAATAAGAATCCAAAATTTAAGAAGCCACAAACCTGAAGTCACGATCATCATAGATAGACTCCACTGATATTGGTGCCATTGTATTTGCGCTCAAAATTTCTTTAGTACGCTTGACTTGCTTTTTCAATTTAGCCATTGCTTTAGGTGACTTCCTTATCTCCACTCCATTTCCATGTTGCTTATTGAACTCATCAGCAAAGTATTCAACCAATCTCAATTCCATATCTAGACCACCTAGTTCAGCATTCCATGTCACATCTTTTACCTGCACCAAAAGATATATAATATAACTATTGTATGGCAAGAAAGTGCGGCTTAAGTCCAACAAACAAGTTCTTGAATTCAAAAAAGTTCTCCCACTATATATCATTCTATAGTCATGAGAACGTAGTGCAACACCAACTATTGCAAATATTTAAACATTCATTTTCATTCTAGATGCATAAGCATAGAGAAGGGGAGTGTAATAAGTACTAAATAAAAAATCCACTAAATAAATTCCTGATTAGACTAATATATCACAAAACATCTTACATCACTCTAAGGGATTTTCTCCCCAACTTAATTTTTATTAGCTTTAATAAATTCATCTTTGGAATGACTCCAATAGCTTCATTTCAACTCAATTCTTATAAGTTCAAATCAATTCACTTTAGTAAGTCCAATTTAGTTTATTATAGATATTTTTTATCCATCACTTTCCCTCACATTTTCTAATAAATTCAGTTCAATTTAGTTTACTCCTTTTCACGGAATTAAAATGAGGTTATTCCGTTATGTAAAGGCCGCTTTATGACAAATTTTGAGCTTACAGTTAAGCAAAACCCAGTGACAACCATTATAAATTGCTATTCTAGTATATTAGCCAAAATATCttttttaaatatgtattagGTTCTAAAAAGGTCTTTTTATGCTCTAGAAAACTTGCATTACTATGTTAAAAATGGATATTTTCAAGCTAACAATTCACATCGCAACGTCCGAAAAAAGAGTGGCAATACTGCAAAGTGCCATGTCCGCAAGGACTGCGACATCGCGACCGTTACCGCATTCTCGACGACATTTATGACTTTTTCTATGCTCCTTATAAGTTCAATTCCAAGTTTCTAATAAGTTTCTACTAAGGGTGGGGATAAATGTTGTCTTTTGAAAGGTGCCTAGTAAGTTGCTATGGAATAAAGTATAAACCACATCCCTACTCAAAAAAAGGTGAAAGATCTATTTAGAGGCAGAAAATTCATTCTCTAAAATGGCAAATTTCCATCTTAAAACCTTGTTAAAGACATCATTTAGTTGAGAAGGCAGTGTCTTACATACAAAATTTGAGTAATTACATCTATAAATTTGTGTCcgacaaaataaaatttcaggctctaaattttcacaaattttggataatCAGACTCAAATAACTTAATTTCGCGGTGCATCAAGCAACAAATCAGAAAAGGCAAAGGACGAAATGAAGTACATAACTAATACGGAAAACACGTATTGAATCATAGTTCTACGTAGACACTACTAAACATAATGTACTTAAAGAAAAATACACATTAAATCGCCCATTTCCTCATATTTAATCACATTCTACAATACCAACATTGTTACAAGTATATGAATAGCAcaacaaacacaataataaaaacagaaattataagaattaaaCATGAAGAAGTAAATTCTACCTGAAATTGATTAGCAGAAACAGTTTTTCCATACTCCTTAGTATCATAAGAAGAAAAATACACAAGAGCAGCATAAGTACTAGTCGCACCCATATCATAAAACACAACATATTTCGAATCATTCGCAAATTTCTTATCAATTCCATACTGCAAAGCAGCACcagaatgttcattgatcaaagataaCACATTTACACCAGCTAATTGAGCTCCTTGAATCACAGCTTTCCTCTCAGATTGTCCGAAATACGGTGGAACACTAATCACTGCATCTTTCAACACAACTTTCGAATGAAACTCAGCTAAATTCAACGCGTAGTGGAAAACCATCGCTAACATCTCCTCCAATGAATAAATCTCACCATCATCAACCTTAATCGCTGCAACACCTCTAGCATCTTCAACAATTTGGTATGGTAAATAAAATGAATCGATCTTGTGCTTAGTGTAACTGTAAGGTTTCGCAATCAAATCACGAATTTGGGCGTAAACTTTATCAGGATACCTAGCGATTAAACCAGCGGATTCTTCACCGATCAATCGAATTCCAGATTGAAATGAGAGTAAATTTGGGGATTTTCGCTTCGACATTTCATTGATTGCGATTGAAATAGGAATTTGACCTGGTTTTAGGTTTACAACTGCAACTTTTAGCCATTCGGAACCTAGATCTATGCTTAAAACTGCCGATTGAGATTTGATTGGGATTAATGCAAGTATGCACAAGATTAACCCTAACTTAATCAACATTGCAGATTTGTAAGATCAATAATTTCCCCAAAAATACTATGAATTCAGAGCAACAATGGAGGATTATCTGTCGGGAAGGAAGAAGAGTTAGTAGGTGTTTATTTTTACAGGAAATTTTCGAGGGAGTTTAGAGGGTTTTGGGGGAAGAAAGTGCGAAGTCATTGGAACTAATGAGAGTTGGACACGTGAAGAGTCTTACACGTGGCAAAGCATGAGTCGTTATGTGCGTTGTTATTTCTGCTATGTTCGCAAACGTTCTAAATGCATATGGAGAAGACTGACGAAGAAACTACGTGAACTTTACTCAAGAGTCAAGTGATCacttttccttttaatttataaataaagttattattaattattaattattaattattaattgttaattgttaattattaatTGGCCGATAATTCAATAAAAGGTGTATTAAATTATACTATAGATATAATTACAAgcgaaaaaatatatatatatttaagaattaaagAGAATAGTGTTGACGttattcataataaaagtaCAGCTAGTTttttgagagatcgtctctttgagatACTTATCTCAAGCCTattccattaaagattaatgtctacttatcgtattcttaatgcttacttacattacccttaatgcttacttatcatatctttaatgtctactttcagtatcttaaatgtctacttatatcattcttaatgtttaattacaatatttttgttatgaatggtagtgtgtgacttgagtgcacattaaaggattgaattcatgagtgtgactcttggATGATGGCAACtaaatgggtgtaattatgtgtggagtattcatgaagaattatgggtgttaatgaagattaatgaagaaaatgaaagggtTTGATTTATTGTATGCTCAATCAaattctgacagaggaagcagtaaggtcgctcgacctacccgctcgaccgagcgagtcattttggtaggtcgagcggtcagacaaaATGCCCCAGTTTTGGCTgatactcgctcgaccgagcgagctctctgatccggtcgagcggatcctctgatatgcttgggatgcttgttttcgacctttcaaatccttagagttatttcatagtattcattactcaatattaactatgtattcaagtgagctattcatattcatgtacctagtactataaatagggctctcatactcccacatcaaacacatcaaacacaaaccctaagccaaacacatagcctattgtttaTATCTctttctcaattgtaattcttcattaagaagtgttgtttgtattcctttgatataatataaacagaaactacacaccacggaggacgtagccatcattgggtgaacctccttaaatctttgtgtcctttttagttacattgtcaaactttgtttgttcgttgttgtttgttcttagcatcgtaacgtTATTGgcgatcattttcaattttaaaaaatatataatagataaACTCAATTAAAAATAGTCTCTCAAGGAGACCGTCTCAcaaaaatttatgataaaagTATTACAAAGTAAAAGCAACATACAAAATAAGAATGTTAGCAAACTAAATAGAGTATTACTTCACAAAAAGAAGCACTAATGCAGGGGTGCTTGTTCGATCGCACCTATCAAATGTCTCAAGAGCTTACAAGGTGCTAGAACAAGTGGGTCAGCGATCAAACGAGCACTTAAGGGCTCGTACGAACATCTTTATTCTAGCCAATTTACATTTTTTCGCACTTTTTTAAATTACTTCAATTTTTTGACCTTCAGTCTAAAACTAGTTGAACCACTATATTTATAGTCTTTAAGAATACCCTAACATGCTCTAAGTTATTCTCACTTATAAGTTCTAAACCTATTGTTAAAATAAACCCGATCCAGAAACTTGATATATAGCCTAGCTTTGTAGTGACTTTGACACTTTGTCTATATATCTCTGAAAGGAGAGGCTATTAACCTTACTCAAGGATCACTAAATTAAGCTATaagtatgtgtttgtgttgTGTCAAGTATAGAAACCAAATATGCATGTATGTgatgaatgacaataataaagaaaataatcaagacaacgatttaaggtggttcaccaatCTTGGGCTACATCCACCATTTAGATTAGgattatattaatgtgtttaaaggagAAAATACAAACTTTGAAGGAATTACAATAGAGGTTAGTGTAAGGGAAGCGAGTAGCTAAAATGGGTGTGATTTACATAAGCAAGAGATAATGCTTTGAGATGAGACTTTTGGCACACCAAATGAGGTTCTAAAGCTTGAGTATATATAGCAAATCATGGGGTTTAAAGTAGTACAAAATGGCAGCAAAGGGGGACAGCATAACAGCCATCTTGCAGACTCGGACAGGAGCCATATCAGAGTCGCTCGACCGAATGCCTCGGGCGAGCAGCCTGTTGAGCAACAGGTCAGCAGCCTCTGGATCACTTCTTTCCCTTCCATGCTAATCCACGGTCTCTGATGCTTCTTACACTCAATGCTAGGACTGATTTCTTCCCTTTAAACACTTTGTTGGAGTTTAGTGTGTCTTGACTTCACCATGATGCATTGGTAttgtgtatgtatgtgtatgtgaTGTGCTTGCTATGCTTGAATGG
This Amaranthus tricolor cultivar Red isolate AtriRed21 chromosome 13, ASM2621246v1, whole genome shotgun sequence DNA region includes the following protein-coding sequences:
- the LOC130797878 gene encoding heat shock 70 kDa protein 17 — protein: MLIKLGLILCILALIPIKSQSAVLSIDLGSEWLKVAVVNLKPGQIPISIAINEMSKRKSPNLLSFQSGIRLIGEESAGLIARYPDKVYAQIRDLIAKPYSYTKHKIDSFYLPYQIVEDARGVAAIKVDDGEIYSLEEMLAMVFHYALNLAEFHSKVVLKDAVISVPPYFGQSERKAVIQGAQLAGVNVLSLINEHSGAALQYGIDKKFANDSKYVVFYDMGATSTYAALVYFSSYDTKEYGKTVSANQFQVKDVTWNAELGGLDMELRLVEYFADEFNKQHGNGVEIRKSPKAMAKLKKQVKRTKEILSANTMAPISVESIYDDRDFRSSISREKFEELCEDLWAKALLPLKEVLQNSGLKAEEVSAVELIGGATRVPKLQAKLQEFLGRKELDRHLDADEAIVLGAALHAANLSDGIKLNRKLGMIDGSTYGYVMELDGVDLVKDETTKQVLVPRMKKIPSKMFRSIIHKKDFEVSLSYESRDLMPPGVSSPVFAQYTVSGLANATERYESRNLSAPIKANLHFSLSRSGVLTLDRAEAVFEITEWVEVLKKIPTVDNSSTSVNVSVEASPSVNSSAEVGSGDSADDAKANLQTDGTNDPSNFSGTENIAEVIEKKLKKRTFRVPLKVTEKTNGPGMPFPEESLALAKEKLAELNKRDAERRRTAELKNNLEGYIYSTREKIESLGEVEKVSTNEERQSFIGKLEEVQDWLYMDGEDATAGEFEERLEMLKAIGDPIFFRLNELTARPAANEEARRYLTEVAEIVRDWEVKKSWLPKGRIDEVLDSAEKLRKWLDEKLAEQEKTPASSVPVFTSADVYEKLGELQAMVARVNRIPKPKPKVEKPVKNATVSEKTDGSSDPTPGSSEDSSTNKEAQGSTDGSATVNGDPDAASHDEL